The genomic DNA GGTGCGGTTGCGGGTCGCGGAGTAGACGAGCAGCGAGCCCATCAGGGAGAGCCCTACGGCGGCCAGCAGTATCGGCCAGTCGAGCCGCCGGGCCATGGAGTCCCGGGCGAAGAGGCGGGTCCAGCCGCCCTTGTCGGGGCCGTAGCCGGAGACGTGGAAGCTGTTGCCGGTCATCCGCGTGCCCTCCGGCTTCTTCCCCTGCCGCCCGGCCGGGCGCCGCGCCCGGCGCCGCGTGCGCCGCCGCGCCGTCGCTGGCGGCGGGTGTCGCGGTTCTCCCCGTTCTGGTTGGGGGTGGTCGCGGGCTGGTCGCCCTCCTCGACGGGGGCGTACTCCTCGTCCGGGGAGGCCTTCTCGTCGGGCTGGAGCTCCTTGACGACGTCCTTGGGCATCTTCGGGGAGAGGATCGTCCCGTCCGTCTTGATCTTCGGGAGGCTCGCCTGCGGCTTGGGCAGCAGGGCCTTCTTCGGGTCGATGTCGCCGTCGTCGGAGACGCCGTACAGCGCGTCGTAGATGTTGCGGACGGCGGGTCCCGAGGCGCCGGAGCCGGTGCCGCCCTGGGAGATCGTCATGACGATCGAGTAGTCCTTGGTGTACGTCGCGAACCAGGACGTGGTCTGCTTGCCGTAGACCTCGGCGGTACCGGTCTTGGCGTGCATCGGGATCTTGTCCTGCGGCCAGCCGACCTGGGCGAACCGCCAGGCGGCGGTGCCGCGGCTGGCGACGCCGGCGAGGGCCTCGTCCATCTTGGCCAGCGTGGTCTTGCTTATGGGCAGCTTGCCGTGGGCCGTGGGCTCGATCTCGCGGACGGTCTTGCCGTCGGGGCTGACGACGGCCTTGCCGATGCTGGGGTCGTAGAGGGTGCCGCCGTTGGAGATGGCCGCGTAGATGGTGGCCATCTGGATGGGGGTGACGAGGGTGTCGCCCTGGCCGATGGAGTAGTTGATGGAGTCACCGGCGCGCATCTTGTTGCCGCTGTGGCAGTTCTCGTACGCGATCTTCTCGACGTAGGAGCCGTCCTTCTTGCCGGACTTGCACCAGGCGTCCTTGTTGGCCTCCCAGTAGTCCTGCTTCCACTGGCGGTCGGGGACGCGGCCGGTGACCTCGTTGGGGAGGTCGATGCCGGTCTTGGCGCCGAGGCCGAACTGGTGGGCGGCCTTGTAGAAGTAGTCGTTGGGCTTCTTGGGGTTCATCCCGCCGTCCTTCTTCCACTCCTGGTGGGACAGGCGGTAGAAGACGGTGTCGCAGGAGAGTTCCAGGGCGCGGCCGATGGTGATCATGCCCTCGTTGGCCGACTCGAAGTTCTTGAAGACCTGGCCGCCGACGTTGTAGGCGCTGGAGCAGTCGTAGTTGCCGTCGAAGTCGTAGCCGGCCTCCACCGCGCCGGCCGAGGAGACCACCTTGAAGATGGAGCCGGGGGCCGCCTGGCCCTGGGTGGCGCGGTTGAGCAGCGGGTAGTTGGAGTCCTTGCCGGTGAGCTTCTTGTAGTCCTTGGCGGAGATGCCGCCGACCCAGGCGTTGGGGTCGTAGTCGGGGTTGGAGGCCATGGCGACGACACGGCCGGTCTTGGCCTCCATCACCACGACCGCTCCGGCGTCGGCCTCGTAGGTCCGGTTGGTGTTGCGGTCCATCTCCTTGCGGGCGGCCTTCATCGCCTCGTTCAGCTCGTACTCGGCGACCCGCTGGACGCGGGCGTCGATGCTGGTGACGAGGTTGGAGCCGGGGGTGCCCGGGTCGGACTCGGCCTCGCCGATGACGCGGCCGAGGTTGTCTACCTCGTAGCGGGTGACGCCGGCCTTGCCTCGCAGCGCCTTGTCGTACTGCCGCTCGATGCCGGAGCGGCCGACCTGGTCGGAGCGCAGGTAGGGCGAGTCGGTGTCCTGGGCCTTCTGCAGTTCCTCGTCGGTGACCGGCGAGAGGTAGCCGAGGACCTGGGCGGTGTTGGACTTGCCGGGGGCGGCGTAGCGGCGTACGGCCATGGGTTCGGCGGTGATGCCGGGGAAGTCCTCGGCGCGCTCGCGGATCTGCAGGGCCTGCTTGACGGTGGCCTCGTCGGTGACGGGGATCGGCTGGTAGGGCGAGCCGTTCCAGCAGGGCTGGGGGGTTTCGGCGTCGCAGAGCCGGACCTTGTCGATGACGTCCTGGGGCTTCATGCCGAGGACCCCGGCGAGCTTGGTGAGGACGGCCTTGCCGTCGTCCCTCATCTTCAGCAGTTCGGTGCGCGAGGCGGAGACGACGAGGCGGGTCTCGTTGTCGGCGAGGGCGACGCCGCGGGCGTCCAGGATGGAGCCGCGGGTGGCGGGCTGGACGACTTGCTGGACGTGGTTGCCGGAGGCTTCGGCGGCGTACTCGTCGCCCTGGCGGATCTGGAGGTACCAGAGGCGGCCGCCGAGGGTGGCGAGGAGGGAGACGACGAGGATCTGGATGACGACGAGCCGGGTCTGGACGCGGGTGCTGCGGCCGGTCTCCGGGATGTTAGTCATGGGCGCAGCCCATCCGGTTGAGGGTGGTGGTGGGCGACGGGTGGGAGGTGGTCACTGCTGCCGCCTCCCCCTGACGACGTGGGTACTGGTGTGCTGGCGTGCCGTCACAGCCGCTTGACCCCCTTGATGCGTCCGGCGCGGGCCGCGCGGACGCGGGCCGTCTTCACCCGCAGCGCGTTGCGTTGTCTGCCGATGCGCAGGCCGGTGCCTGAGGAGAGCCAGCCGGAGGAGATGTCGGGGCTCTGGGCGGCGGAGTTGGTGTCGGCCAGCGGGTCGTGTTCGGCGCGTCGGGCGAGCGCCATGATGCCGGGGACGACGAAGGGCGCGAGCAGCAGGTCGTACAGGGCGGCCGTGAACAGCAGGCTGGGCAGGCCGACGTGGCGGGCGGCGGTGTCGCCGACGAGGGCGCCGACGCCCGCGTAGAGCAGGGTGGTCCCGATGGCGGCGGCGACCACGACGACCATGGGGCCGGTGGCCGAGCGGAGCCGTCCGTTGTCCGGCCTGGCGAGTCCGGCGAGGTAGCCGATGACGCAGAGCACGAGGGCGTAGCGGCCGGCGGCGTGGTCGGCGGGCGGGGCGAGGTCGGCGAGGAGTCCGGCGCCGAAGCCGACCAGGGCGCCGCCGACGTGGCCGTAGACCAGGGCGAGGCCGAGGACGGTGAGCAGCAGCAGGTCGGGGACGGCGCCGGGCAGGTGGAGGCGGGCGAGGACGCTCACCTGGATCACCAGGGCGACGACGACGAGGGCGACGGACAGCAGGATCCGGTTGACGCGCATGGGGTGATGGCTCCTACGGCTCGGGCTGCTCGTTCTGCTGCTCTGTCTGGTCGTTCTGGCCGGTCGCATCGTTCTGCCCGGTCGCGTCGTTCTGCTGCTCTGTCTGGTCGTTCTGGCCGGTCGCATCGTTCTGCCCGGTCGCGTCGTTCTGCCCGGCCTCGTCGTTCTGCCCGGCCTCGTCGTTCCGGGCCTGGCCCTCGGGGTCGGCCCCGGGGGTGACGGTGACCGTCACGGTCGGCGTGGGCTTCGGCTGCTTCTTCTCCGGGAGCACCGTGTCGCGCGGGTCCTTCGACGGTGCCTGGACGACGACGCCGACGATGTCGAGCTTGGTGAAGCTGACGAACGGCGTGACGTCTAGGATGCGGGTCAGGTCGCCGCCGTTGGGGTCGACGCGGGTGATGGTGCCGACGGGCACGCCCGGCACGAAGGGCTTGTCGGCCTGGGAGCCGAAGGTGACGAGGCGGTCGCCCTTCTTGACGTCGGCCTTGCCGTTGAGGAGTTCGACGCGCAGGGGGCGGCTGCCCTGGCCGGAGGCGAAGCCGAGTTCGTCGCCGGACTCCATCCGGGTGCCGACGGTGAAGTCCGGGTCGTTGGCGAGCAGCACGGTGGCGGTGTTCGGACCGACGGTGGTCACGCGTCCGACGAGGCCGTCTCCGTTGAGGACGGTCATGTCGCGCCGCACGCCGTCGTTGGCGCCCGCGTCGATGGTGATGGTCCAGGAGAAGCCCTGGGCCGCTCCTATGGCGATGACCTGGGCGCCCTTGATGCCGTACTGCCCGGCGCCGGCGAGTCCGAGCATCTTGTCGAACTGCTTCAGCCGGCTGCGGCCGCGCTCGTCGCTGCCGAGCTTCGCCTTGAGGGCGGCGTTCTCCGTCTCCAGCTGGGCGAGCCGGTCGTGCCGGTCGCCGGAGTCGCGGATCGCGGAGACCGCGTTGCCGACGGGGTCGACCGCGGAGGAGACCCCGTTCTCGATCGGGCCGAAGACGTTGGCCGCGGCCTGGCGGGCACCGTCGACCGGTGAGTCCTCCCCGCCGCGGATGTCCACCGTGATCAGTGCGAACGCGATGGCGATCAGCAGCACCAGGAGCAGCCGGCTCTCTTTCGTGTCCCTCACGTGCGGCGGCCGTGCCTTCCTCGTCGAAATTCGGGAATCTCGGAATGTACGTGGCGGTGTTCAGGAATTGAGCTGATTCGGTACGTCGGGCGCTTCGCGCACATCAGGTACCGGAACCCTCTATATCAACGATCCGCCGCACGAGAGGAGATCGTCTCGTACGGCGGAACCGAAGTGTTACGTCATCTGCGGGGCGAGGCGTCCAGCACCTGCTGGAGCGCCTCGAACTCCTCGACGCACTTGCCGCTGCCGAGCGCCACGCTGTCGAGCGGGTCCTCGGCGATGTGGATCGGCATTCCGGTCTCCCGGCGCAGCCGTTCGTCGAGCCCGCGCAGCAGCGCGCCGCCGCCGGTCAGGACGATGCCCCGGTCCATGATGTCGCCGGACAGCTCCGGCGGACACTTGTCGAGGGTCGTCTTGACGGCGTCGACGATGGCGTTGACCGGCTCCTCGATCGCCTTGCGCACTTCGGCGGCGGAGATGACGACGGTCTTGGGCAGCCCGGAGACGAGGTCCCGGCCGCGGATTTCGGTGTGCTCGTCGGAGTCGAGGTCGTACGCCGAACCGACCGTGATCTTGATCTGTTCGGCCGTGCGCTCACCCAGCAGAAGGCTGTACTCCTTCTTCACGTGCTGGATGATCGCGTTGTCCAGCTCGTCACCCGCGACGCGGATGGACTGGGCGGTGACGATGCCGCCGAGCGAGATGACCGCGACCTCCGTGGTGCCGCCGCCGATGTCCACCACCATGTTGCCCGTGGCCTCGTGGACCGGCAGGCCGGAGCCGATGGCCGCGGCCATGGGCTCCTCGATGATGTGCACCTGACGGGCGCCGGCCTGGGACGACGCCTCGATGACGGCGCGGCGCTCGACGCCGGTGATGCCCGAGGGCACACAGACGACGACCCGCGGACGAGCCAGATACCGCCGCTTGTGGATCTTCAGGATGAAGTAGCGGAGCATCCGCTCGGTGATCTCGAAGTCGGCGATGACGCCGTCCTTCAGCGGGCGCACGGCAACGATGTTGCCGGGCGTGCGCCCGATCATCTTCTTCGCTTCGGCGCCGACCGCGAGGATGCCACCGGTGTTGGTGTTGATCGCGACGACGGACGGCTCGTTGAGTACGATCCCGCGACCCCTGACGTACACCAGCGTGTTGGCGGTCCCGAGGTCGACAGCCATGTCACGGCCGATGAACGACATTGAGTTCCCCATCAGGATTCGACTGGCCTTCCCAGGAGCTTTTGAGGGCTTTTCAGGTAGGCGAAGTGGGTGCAGTGACGCGTGGAGGCTTCCATCGTAGACGCGCTTTCGCGAACACTGCGCGAGGGTCTTCGCCATTGTCAGCAGATGGCGCACCGCCTCGCTTGTGGAGACGGGCCAACGGTGGGATCCGTTCCCCCGAACAGGCGCGCATATGCCACAGGGCGGTCGCTTTTGCGCGACCGCCCCGGCGCCGCCCGGTCCATTCGGCTGACATGGCGTCAGAAAAAAGACACTCCCGGCGTGTCCCGAAGAAGGATCAGACCCGGCCCGGGAAGAAGATCTTCAGCTCGCGCTCGGCGGACTCCTCGGAGTCGGAGGCGTGGATCAGGTTCTCGCGGACGATCACACCGTAGTCCCCGCGGATGGAGCCCGGGGCGGCGGCGATCGGGTCGGTCGGACCGGCCAGCGCGCGCACGCCCTCGATGACCCGCTCGCCCTCGACGACCATCGCGACGACCGGCCCGGACGCCATGAACTCGACCAGCGGCTCGTAGAACGGCTTGCCCTTGTGCTCGCCGTAGTGCTGCTCCAGCGTCTCGGTGTCCAGGGTGCGCAGTTCCAGCGCGGTGATCTGCCAGCCGGCCTTGCGCTCGATACGGCTGATGATCTCGCCGGTCAGGCCACGACGGACGGCGTCGGGCTTGAGGAGGACGAGGCTGCGCTGGGTCACGAGGGCTCCCTTGAAGATGTTCGAGATGTGCGGTCGTGCGGGTGAAGACTGAGGTTACCGGGCGTGTCGCGGCGTTCGTCACGCAGCGTCAGGCATACCGGACCCGTCGGCCGCGTCCCGCTCAGGCGGGGTCGGGCGCGGAGGCCTCGGCCTGGGCGGCGAACCTCGCCTTCGCCTCGTCGATCTTCCGCCCGTAGTGCACGGAGGCCCACCAGAGGGCGGCGAAGATCGCGCCGAGGAAGAACATGGTCGGCACCACGAAGCCGGAGGCGATCAGCGCGATCTGCAGCGCCCAGCCGAGGGCGATCCCGCCGGGCCGGGTGATGACCCCGCACAGCAGCACGCTGAGGACCATCGCGATGCCGCTGACCGTCCACACCGTCCCCACGGACAGGTCCGGGTCCTTCATGGCGACCAGTCCGGCGAAGCCGATCACGAAGAACTCGCCGATCAGCGTCGAAGCACAGAGCGTACGCACGGTTTCTCAGCCCCTCCTCAGGAGCAGTCGGGCCTCGCCGACGGTGATGACGGAACCGGTGACGAGCACACCGCCGCCCGCGAACTCGCCCTCCTCCTCGGCCAGCGTGATCGCGGCCTCCAGGGCGTCCGGCAGTCGCGGCTCGACCTGGACGCGGTCGTCGCCGAAGACCTCGACGGCGATCGCGGCCAGCTCGTCGGCGTCCATCGCGCGGTGGCTGGAGTTCTGGGTGACGACGACCTCGGCGAAGACCGGCTCGAAGGCTTCGAGGAGTCCCCGTACGTTCTTGTCGCCGCTGGCACCGACCACCCCGATGAGGCGGCTGAACTGGAAGGCCTCCCCCACCGCCTCGGCGGTGACCCGGGCCCCGGCCGGGTTGTGCGCGGCATCGAGCACCACGGTCGGCGAACGCCGCACCACCTCCATCCGCCCGGGCGAGGCGACGGAGGCGAAGGCCTTGCGCACGGTGTCGACGTCCAGCGGCTCGGGGCGCTGCGCGCCGACGCCGAAGAACGCCTCGACGGCGGACAGCGCGACCGCCGCGTTGTGCGCCTGGTGGGCGCCGTGCAGCGGCAGGTAGACCTCGGTGTACTCGCCGCCGAGCCCGCGCAGGGTGACCAGCTGCCCGCCGACGGCGACCTCGCGGGAGACGACGCCGAACTCCAGCCCCTCCCGGGCCACGGTGGCGTTGACGTCCACGGCCTTCTTCAGCATGACCTGCGCCGCGTCCACCGGCTGCTGGGCCAGGATCACGGTGGCGTCCTGCTTGATGATCCCGGCCTTCTCGGTCGCGATCTCGCCGGGCGTCTCGCCCAGCCGGTCGGTGTGGTCCAGGTCGATGGGGGTGACGACGGCGACGTCCCCGTCGATGACGTTGGTGGCGTCCCAGGAGCCGCCCATCCCGACCTCGACGACGGCGACGTCCACGGGCGCGTCGGCGAAGGCGGCGTACGCCATGCCGGTCAGCACCTCGAAGAAGGACAGCCGGTACTCCTGCCGCGCGTCGACCATCTCGACGTACGGCCTGATGTCGTCGTAGGTCTCGACGAACCGCTCGGCGGAGATCGGCGCCCCGTCCAGGCTGATCCGCTCGGTGATGGACTGCACGTGCGGCGAGGTGTACCGCCCGGTGCGCAGCTCGAAGGCGCCGAGCAGGGCCTCGATCATGCGGGCGGTGGAGGTCTTGCCGTTGGTCCCGGTGATGTGGATGGAGGGGTACGAGCGCTGCGGCTCGCCCAGTACGTCCATCAGCGCGGCGATCCTGGCGACGGACGGCTCCAGCTTGGTCTCGCCCCAGCGGGTGGCCAGCTCCGTCTCGACGGCGCGCAGGGCCGCGTCCACCTCGGGGTCCTCCGGCCGCCCGGGGACGTCGGCCTCCGGGGGGCCGCCCTGGGTGCGCAGGGTGCGGCTGCCGGCCTCGATGACGGCGAGGTCGGGGTCGCGGGTGGTCTCCGCGTCGATGATCTCGTCGAAGGAGTCGAGGGGGTCGGAGGGGTCGGGCTGGTCGTTCTGGCCGGGGATGTCACTCACGGGGACCAGTCTACGTACCCCGTGCCGCCGTAGCTGCGGGCAGTCGTGCCGCTGGGGCGGTGGCGAGTGCGGCGCCGTCGTGGCCGGACGCGCCCACGCGGCGGAGCCGCACATCGATACAGCCCCGCGCCCCTGAGGACGTGCAGGCTCCCGGTGCCCGCAACGGCACCGGGAGCCTTCGTTCACGTCTCGGCGACTACGCCTCCGGCAGCTTCTCCAGCTGGGCGGTGATGCGGGCGATGTCCTCGTCCGCCTTGGTCAGGCGGCCGCGGATCTTGTCCACGACGTGGTCCGGGGCCTTGGCGAGGAACGCCTCGTTGCCGAGCTTGGCGTTCGCCTGGGCCTTCTCCTTCTCCGCCGCGGCGAGGTCCTTCGCCAGCCGCTTGCGCTCGGCGGCGAAGTCGATGACCCCGGAGAGGTCGAGGGCCACCTCGACGCCCGCGACCGGCAGCGTGGCCGTCGCCGTGAAGGCGTCGCCCTCCGGCTGGAGCCGCAGCAGCTGCCGGACGGCCGCCTCGTGGGCCGCGAGCGCGCTGCCCGCGAGGGTCAGCCGGGCCGGCACCCGCTGACCGGGCTGGAGCCCCTGGTCGGCCCGGAAGCGGCGGACCTCGGTGATGACGGACTGGACGGTCTCGATCTCCCGCTCGGCGGCCGCGTCCCGGAAGCCCGAGTCGGACGGCCACTCGGCGATCACGACCGACTCACCACCGGTGAGGGTGGTCCACAGTGTCTCCGTGACGAAGGGGACGACCGGGTGCAGCAGCCGCAGCGTCACGTCCAGGACCTCGCCCAGGACCCGCTTGGAGACCTCGGCGGCCTCGCCGCCCGCCTGGAAGGTGGTCTTGGACAGCTCGACGTACCAGTCGAAGACCTCGTCCCAGGCGAAGTGGAACAGGGCGTCGGAGAGCTTCGCGAACTGGTAGTCCTCGTAGTACGCGTCGACCTCGGCGACGACCGAGTTCAGGCGGGACAGGATCCAGCGGTCGGTCGAGGACATCTTCGACGCGTCCGGCAGCGGGCCCTCGACGGTCGCGCCGTTCATCAGCGCGAAGCGGGTGGCGTTCCAGATCTTGTTGGCGAAGTTGCGGGAGCCCTGGACCCAGTCCTCGCCGATCGGGACGTCGACGCCCGGGTTGGCGCCGCGCGCGAGGGTGAAGCGCAAGGCGTCGGAGCCGTACTTGTCCATCCAGTCCAGCGGGTTCACCACGTTCCCGAAGGACTTGGACATCTTCTTGCCGTTCTGGTCACGGACCATGCCGTGCAGCGCGATGGTGTGGAACGGCGGGGTGCCGTCCATCGCGTAGAGGCCGAACATCATCATCCGGGCGACCCAGAAGAAGAGGATGTCGTAGCCGGTGACCAGGACGGAGTTCGGGTAGAACTTCGCGAGCGACTCGGTCCGCTCGGGCCAGCCGAGGGTGGAGAAGGGCCACAGGCCGGAGGAGAACCAGGTGTCCAGGACGTCGGAGTCCTGGTACCAGCCCTCGCCGCTGGGCGGCTCCTCGCCGGGGCCGACGCAGACGACCTGGCCCTCGGGGCCGTACCAGACGGGGATGCGGTGGCCCCACCACAGCTGGCGCGAGATGCACCAGTCGTGGAGGTTGTCGACCCAGTCGAAGTACCGCTTCTCCATCTCCTGCGGGTGGATCTTGACCTTGCCGTCGCGGACCGCGTCACCGGCGGCCTTCGCCAGCGGGCCGACCTTGACCCACCACTGCATGGACAGGCGCGGCTCGATGGTGGTCTTGCAGCGCGAACAGTGGCCGACGCTGTGGACGTAGGGCCGCTTCTCGGCGACGATCCGGCCCTCGGCGCGGAGCGCGGCGACGATGGCGGAGCGGGCCTCGAGCCGGTCCTGGCCCTGGAAGGGGCCGTGGGCGGTGATGACGGCGTGCTCGTCCATCACGGCGATGGCGGGCAGGCCGTGCCGCTGGCCGATCTCGAAGTCGTTCGGGTCGTGGGCGGGCGTCACCTTGACGGCGCCGGTGCCGAACTCGGGGTCGACGTGCTCGTCGGCGACGACCGGGATGGAGCGGTCGGTCAGCGGCAGCTTGATGAGCTTGCCGACCAGGTGCTTGTAGCGCTCGTCGTCGGGGTGGACGGCGACGGCGGTGTCGCCGAGCATCGTCTCCGCGCGGGTGGTGGCGACGACGATGGTCTCGTCGCCGTCCCCGTACTTCATGGAGACCAGCTCGCCGTCGTCGTCCTGGTACTCGACCTCGATGTCGGAGATCGCGGTCAGGCAGCGCGGGCACCAGTTGATGATGCGCTCGGCGCGGTAGATCAGCTCGTCGTCGTAGAGCCGCTTGAAGATGGTCTGGACGGCCTGGGACAGGCCCTCGTCCATCGTGAAGCGCTCGCGCGACCAGGCGACGGCATCGCCGAGGCGGCGCATCTGGCCGGAAATCTGCCCGCCGGACTCGCTCTTCCACTGCCAGACGCGCTCGACGAAGGCCTCCCGGCCGAGGTCGTGCCGGGACTTGCCCTCCTTGCCCAGCTCGCGCTCGACGACGTTCTGGGTGGCGATGCCGGCGTGGTCCATGCCGGGCTGCCACAGCGTCTCGAAGCCCTGCATGCGCTTGCGGCGGGTCAGGGCGTCGATGAGCGTGTGCTCGAAGGCGTGCCCGAGGTGCAGGCTGCCCGTGACGTTCGGCGGCGGGATGACGACGGTGTACGGCGGCTTGTCGCTCTTCGCGTCGGCCTCGAAGTAACCCCGTTCCACCCAGCGCTCGTACAGCTGCCCCTCTACCTCGGCCGGCGTGTACTGGGTCGGCAGTTCGGTGCTGGGTGCGGGCTGCGGCTGCTGAGAGTTCTCGGTCACGGGGTCAGTTTACGGGCGTCACGAGGCTGTCCCGAAACGCGTTTCTTCTGTAACGGTGCGGGACCCGGTGACCTGCGCACGCCAGGTCTGAGTCAGGATGTCAGAACCACGTAAAGCATCTGAGGGGGAACCCAGGAATGAGTCACAACCAGCCGGGCCCGTACGGCGGGCAGCCCCAGCAGCCCGGACCGTACGGCCAGCCGGGCCCGTACGGTCAGCAGCCGCCGCAGGCTCCCCAGCCCGGCTACGGCTACCCCCAGCAGACGCCTCCCCCGCAGCAGCCGGGCTATGGCTATCCGCAGCAGCCCCAGCAGGGCGGCGTACCGCCGCAGGCTCCGCCGTACGGCCAGCAGCCCGGCTACGGCCAGCAGCCCCCGTACGGTCAGCAGCCGCCCTACGGCCAGCAGCCCTACGGCATGCCCCAGCCCCCGGCGCCGGGCGGCGGCAAGAAGAAGACCGGCCTCATCATCGGCGCGGTCGCCGTCGTGGCGGCGATCGGCGTGGGTGCCTACTTCGTGTTCGGCGGGGGCGGTGGCGCCGGTGGCGGCCTGGAGGACGACGGCGCGCACAAGCTGACCACGCCGGCGAAGGCCCTCGGCGAGTACACGAAGGTCCAGGGCCAGGAGAGCGGTGACTCCGACACCGCGAAGGACATGGAGAAGAGCGGCGTCAAGGAAGGCACCGCCGTGATCGGGCAGTGGTCGACCGCCGACTTCAGCGGCTACGACCCCCAGGACCCGTCCACCATCCCCGACAAGGCGGAGCTGCTGGCCGCCAAGGGCTTCACGATGGTGGGCGGTTACGGCAAGATCGACGACCCCCAGGCGACCCTGGACAAGTTCTTCGCCAACATCCAGAAGGAAGTCAAGGAGAGCTCCACCAGCGACACCGGCGGCATGCAGAACGCCGAGCTGGTCGGCGAGCCCGAGGAGGTCGAGATCGACGGCACGGTCGCCAAGTGCCAGTCGACCAAGGCCACCAACGCGCTCACCAAGAAGGAGTCGACCGACTGGTTCTGCGCCTGGGCCGACTACAGCACCATCGCCATGGTCTCCCCGGGCGACAACGCCGGTACCGGGGTCGGCAAGGAGAAGGCGATCGACATCACGTCGAAGCTGCGGGACGAGGTCCGCGTCAAGTCCTGACGCGCGCGTCCAACGGCAACGCGGGAGGGGCCCGGTCGGAATCGACCGGGCCCCTCCCGCGTGCGTGGTGCGTGGTGCGTGACCGGCTACGCCGTCTTCTGCTCGCCCGGGCCCCGGCCCCGCGAATCCCGGGGGATGAGCGTCGGGTTGACGTTGGAGAGGACCACGTCGGCGGTGATGACGACGCGGGCGACGTCCTTGCGGGAGGGGACCTCGTACATGACGCCCTGGAGGACTTCCTCCATGATGGCGCGCAGCCCGCGGGCGCCGGTCTGGCGGAGGATGGCCTGGTCGGCGATGGCCTCCAGGGCCTCGCGCTCGAAGTCCAGCTCCACGCCGTCGAGTTCGAAGAGGCGCTCGTACTGCTTGACGAGCGCGTTGCGCGGCTCGACCAGGATCTGGAGGAGCGCCTCGCGGTCGAGGTTGTGCACCGAGGTGATGACCGGGAGCCGGCCGATGAACTCGGGGATCATGCCGAACTTGACCAGGTCCTCCGGCATGACCTGCTCGAACTGGTCCTTGGACTCGATCTCCCGCTTGGAGCGGATCTGCGCGCCGAAGCCGATGCCCTTGGCGCCGGCCCGGCCCTCGATGATCTTCTCCAGGCCCGCGAAGGCACCGCCCACGATGAACAGGACGTTCGTCGTGTCGATCTGGATGAACTCCTGGTGCGGGTGCTTGCGGCCGCCCTGCGGCGGGACGGAGGCCGTGGTGCCCTCCAGGATCTTCAGCAGGGCCTGCTGGACGCCCTCGCCCGACACGTCGCGCGTGATGGACGGGTTTTCACTCTTCCGCGCGACCTTGTCGATCTCGTCGATGTAGATGATCCCGGTCTCGGCCTTCTTGACGTCGTAGTCGGCGGCCTGGATCAGCTTCAGCAGGATGTTCTCGACGTCCTCGCCGACGTACCCCGCCTCGGTGAGCGCCGTGGCGTCGGCGATCGCGAACGGGACGTTCAGCATGCGGGCGAGGGTCTGGGCGAGGAGGGTCTTGCCGGAGCCCGTGGGGCCCAGCAGGAGGATGTTGGACTTCGCCAACTCGATGGCGTCCTCGCGGCCTTGGGCGCC from Streptomyces sp. CB09001 includes the following:
- the mreC gene encoding rod shape-determining protein MreC, whose protein sequence is MRDTKESRLLLVLLIAIAFALITVDIRGGEDSPVDGARQAAANVFGPIENGVSSAVDPVGNAVSAIRDSGDRHDRLAQLETENAALKAKLGSDERGRSRLKQFDKMLGLAGAGQYGIKGAQVIAIGAAQGFSWTITIDAGANDGVRRDMTVLNGDGLVGRVTTVGPNTATVLLANDPDFTVGTRMESGDELGFASGQGSRPLRVELLNGKADVKKGDRLVTFGSQADKPFVPGVPVGTITRVDPNGGDLTRILDVTPFVSFTKLDIVGVVVQAPSKDPRDTVLPEKKQPKPTPTVTVTVTPGADPEGQARNDEAGQNDEAGQNDATGQNDATGQNDQTEQQNDATGQNDATGQNDQTEQQNEQPEP
- a CDS encoding rod shape-determining protein yields the protein MSFIGRDMAVDLGTANTLVYVRGRGIVLNEPSVVAINTNTGGILAVGAEAKKMIGRTPGNIVAVRPLKDGVIADFEITERMLRYFILKIHKRRYLARPRVVVCVPSGITGVERRAVIEASSQAGARQVHIIEEPMAAAIGSGLPVHEATGNMVVDIGGGTTEVAVISLGGIVTAQSIRVAGDELDNAIIQHVKKEYSLLLGERTAEQIKITVGSAYDLDSDEHTEIRGRDLVSGLPKTVVISAAEVRKAIEEPVNAIVDAVKTTLDKCPPELSGDIMDRGIVLTGGGALLRGLDERLRRETGMPIHIAEDPLDSVALGSGKCVEEFEALQQVLDASPRR
- a CDS encoding DUF4233 domain-containing protein — encoded protein: MRTLCASTLIGEFFVIGFAGLVAMKDPDLSVGTVWTVSGIAMVLSVLLCGVITRPGGIALGWALQIALIASGFVVPTMFFLGAIFAALWWASVHYGRKIDEAKARFAAQAEASAPDPA
- the ndk gene encoding nucleoside-diphosphate kinase; protein product: MTQRSLVLLKPDAVRRGLTGEIISRIERKAGWQITALELRTLDTETLEQHYGEHKGKPFYEPLVEFMASGPVVAMVVEGERVIEGVRALAGPTDPIAAAPGSIRGDYGVIVRENLIHASDSEESAERELKIFFPGRV
- the mrdA gene encoding penicillin-binding protein 2, whose protein sequence is MTNIPETGRSTRVQTRLVVIQILVVSLLATLGGRLWYLQIRQGDEYAAEASGNHVQQVVQPATRGSILDARGVALADNETRLVVSASRTELLKMRDDGKAVLTKLAGVLGMKPQDVIDKVRLCDAETPQPCWNGSPYQPIPVTDEATVKQALQIRERAEDFPGITAEPMAVRRYAAPGKSNTAQVLGYLSPVTDEELQKAQDTDSPYLRSDQVGRSGIERQYDKALRGKAGVTRYEVDNLGRVIGEAESDPGTPGSNLVTSIDARVQRVAEYELNEAMKAARKEMDRNTNRTYEADAGAVVVMEAKTGRVVAMASNPDYDPNAWVGGISAKDYKKLTGKDSNYPLLNRATQGQAAPGSIFKVVSSAGAVEAGYDFDGNYDCSSAYNVGGQVFKNFESANEGMITIGRALELSCDTVFYRLSHQEWKKDGGMNPKKPNDYFYKAAHQFGLGAKTGIDLPNEVTGRVPDRQWKQDYWEANKDAWCKSGKKDGSYVEKIAYENCHSGNKMRAGDSINYSIGQGDTLVTPIQMATIYAAISNGGTLYDPSIGKAVVSPDGKTVREIEPTAHGKLPISKTTLAKMDEALAGVASRGTAAWRFAQVGWPQDKIPMHAKTGTAEVYGKQTTSWFATYTKDYSIVMTISQGGTGSGASGPAVRNIYDALYGVSDDGDIDPKKALLPKPQASLPKIKTDGTILSPKMPKDVVKELQPDEKASPDEEYAPVEEGDQPATTPNQNGENRDTRRQRRRGGARGAGRGARPGGRGRSRRARG
- the mreD gene encoding rod shape-determining protein MreD, whose translation is MRVNRILLSVALVVVALVIQVSVLARLHLPGAVPDLLLLTVLGLALVYGHVGGALVGFGAGLLADLAPPADHAAGRYALVLCVIGYLAGLARPDNGRLRSATGPMVVVVAAAIGTTLLYAGVGALVGDTAARHVGLPSLLFTAALYDLLLAPFVVPGIMALARRAEHDPLADTNSAAQSPDISSGWLSSGTGLRIGRQRNALRVKTARVRAARAGRIKGVKRL